One genomic region from Sulfurimonas sp. encodes:
- the hemE gene encoding uroporphyrinogen decarboxylase — MNKIFVDACLGKETPYTPVWMMRQAGRYLPEYMAVRAEAGNFLNLCHNPKKACEVTLQPLDIVGVDAAILFSDILVIPDEMGMDLSFVKGEGPKFSDPIKTEADIDRLIGGDEAASKLTYVFDTIKLIKQDLDKRGGEIALIGFTGAPWTLATYMIEGEGTKTYNVCKKMMYSNPKLLHKILAKVTEVVKLYMEKQIQAGIDVVQIFDSWAAAIEPSKYDEFSWKYMVEIAEYLKEKYPHIPVIMFPKGIPSFLDKVYGNFDVFGVDWSTPMELAKEKLGSKYVLQGNMEPCRLYSKEMTTQSVQDIQDIMGTSRHIFNLGHGILPDVPVENAIHFVKECQRVSKK; from the coding sequence ATGAATAAAATATTTGTAGATGCCTGTTTAGGCAAAGAAACTCCATATACTCCAGTTTGGATGATGAGGCAAGCAGGTCGTTATTTACCAGAGTATATGGCTGTAAGAGCTGAGGCTGGAAACTTTTTAAACCTATGTCATAATCCTAAAAAAGCTTGTGAAGTTACACTTCAACCTTTAGATATTGTAGGTGTAGATGCTGCTATATTATTTAGCGATATTCTTGTTATTCCTGATGAGATGGGGATGGATTTGAGTTTTGTAAAAGGTGAAGGTCCAAAATTTAGCGACCCTATCAAAACTGAAGCTGATATTGACAGACTTATCGGTGGAGATGAAGCGGCTAGTAAACTTACTTATGTTTTTGATACTATTAAACTTATCAAACAAGATTTAGATAAACGCGGTGGCGAGATAGCACTCATAGGTTTTACTGGTGCACCTTGGACTTTAGCAACATATATGATAGAAGGTGAAGGTACAAAAACTTACAATGTTTGTAAAAAAATGATGTACTCAAACCCTAAACTTTTACATAAGATACTTGCGAAAGTAACTGAGGTTGTAAAGCTTTATATGGAAAAACAAATCCAAGCTGGTATAGATGTTGTTCAGATTTTTGACTCGTGGGCAGCAGCGATAGAACCTTCAAAATATGATGAATTTTCTTGGAAATATATGGTAGAAATAGCAGAGTATTTAAAAGAAAAATATCCTCATATTCCTGTTATCATGTTTCCAAAAGGCATCCCTTCATTTTTAGATAAAGTATATGGGAATTTTGATGTATTTGGTGTGGATTGGTCAACTCCAATGGAATTAGCAAAAGAAAAACTTGGAAGCAAATATGTTCTTCAGGGAAATATGGAACCATGCAGACTATACTCAAAAGAGATGACTACACAAAGTGTGCAAGATATTCAAGATATCATGGGTACTTCAAGACATATCTTTAACCTTGGACATGGAATCCTTCCAGATGTTCCAGTAGAAAACGCAATCCACTTTGTTAAAGAGTGCCAAAGAGTTAGTAAGAAATAA
- a CDS encoding YqhA family protein, whose translation MEKIFESTLWASRFMVITAVVFGLLGAVILFIVASFDIYETAKFVLNTYITHAHPENFHEDVVGGIIGAVDLYLIGVVMLLFSFGLYELFISEIDAAKSEDGQENKILAIHSLDQLKDKISKVIVMVLVVGFFQKVGHTQYNNPLDMLYFALSITAIAVGLYFLGKVGKK comes from the coding sequence ATGGAAAAAATATTCGAGAGTACCCTCTGGGCATCAAGGTTTATGGTTATAACTGCTGTTGTTTTTGGACTACTAGGAGCAGTTATCCTTTTTATAGTTGCTTCATTTGATATATATGAAACGGCAAAATTTGTATTAAATACTTATATAACACATGCTCACCCAGAAAACTTTCATGAAGATGTTGTTGGTGGGATAATTGGGGCAGTTGATTTGTATCTCATCGGTGTTGTGATGCTTCTGTTTTCTTTTGGACTTTATGAACTGTTTATATCTGAAATAGATGCAGCAAAAAGTGAAGATGGTCAAGAAAATAAAATCTTAGCTATTCACTCACTAGACCAACTAAAAGACAAGATATCCAAAGTAATTGTGATGGTTTTAGTTGTTGGCTTTTTTCAAAAAGTCGGTCATACGCAATATAATAATCCACTAGATATGCTATACTTCGCGCTATCTATAACTGCCATAGCAGTTGGTTTATATTTTTTAGGAAAAGTAGGTAAGAAATAA
- a CDS encoding aspartate-semialdehyde dehydrogenase: protein MSKKYNLAVVGANGAVGEEILRVLEEIDFPLSNLIPLASKRSAGNKVSFHGKDIVIKELTNEIFADENIDIALFSAGGSVTAAYAPAAVKAGTVVIDNTSHFRMDKNVPLVVPEVNPQDIALWREAGIISNPNCSTIQMVQVLKPLDEAYDLIRVDASTYQATSGGGKPAMEELLTQMKDLFEFKLEDSEHKAFPHQIALNVIPQIDVFMENGYTKEEMKMINETSKIMHKDIEVSATCVRVPTLRGHAESLTLTFGSDIDANEAREVLAKAPNIVILDNPAESLYPMPATCQEMNETFVGRIRNDPYRKNMLHMFIVADNLRVGAATNAVRIAQKWVEMEGEK, encoded by the coding sequence ATGTCAAAAAAATATAATTTAGCAGTAGTAGGTGCCAACGGTGCAGTTGGTGAAGAAATTTTAAGAGTTTTAGAAGAAATAGATTTTCCATTAAGCAACTTAATCCCTCTTGCTAGTAAAAGAAGTGCTGGAAATAAAGTTTCATTTCATGGTAAAGACATAGTTATAAAAGAACTAACAAACGAAATTTTTGCTGATGAAAATATTGATATAGCACTTTTTAGTGCTGGTGGAAGTGTAACAGCAGCTTATGCTCCTGCGGCAGTTAAAGCTGGGACAGTTGTTATTGACAATACTTCACACTTTAGAATGGATAAAAATGTTCCTCTAGTAGTTCCTGAAGTTAATCCACAAGATATTGCTTTATGGAGAGAAGCTGGTATCATTTCAAATCCAAACTGTTCAACTATACAGATGGTTCAAGTATTAAAACCATTAGATGAAGCTTATGACTTGATAAGAGTAGATGCTAGTACTTATCAAGCAACTTCTGGTGGTGGAAAACCTGCAATGGAAGAGTTATTAACTCAGATGAAAGACCTCTTTGAGTTTAAACTAGAAGATTCTGAACACAAAGCATTTCCTCATCAAATAGCTCTAAATGTTATCCCTCAAATTGATGTATTTATGGAAAATGGTTATACAAAAGAAGAGATGAAAATGATTAATGAAACAAGTAAAATAATGCATAAAGATATAGAAGTAAGTGCAACTTGTGTTCGTGTTCCAACACTTCGTGGTCATGCTGAATCTTTAACACTTACTTTTGGCTCAGATATAGATGCTAATGAAGCAAGAGAAGTTTTAGCAAAAGCTCCAAACATTGTTATACTTGATAATCCTGCTGAGAGTCTTTACCCTATGCCTGCAACTTGTCAGGAAATGAATGAAACTTTTGTAGGTCGTATTAGAAATGACCCATATAGAAAAAATATGCTTCATATGTTCATAGTTGCAGATAACCTAAGAGTAGGAGCAGCTACAAATGCTGTAAGAATCGCTCAAAAATGGGTAGAAATGGAAGGCGAAAAATAA